Proteins from one Mycobacterium adipatum genomic window:
- a CDS encoding NYN domain-containing protein, producing the protein MHWIVDAMNVVGSRPDGWWRDRAGALAALVEQLQRWAVQGGHQVTVVLERPMPLESELVTVVCAPRAAPNSADDEIVRLVRSADTPAGITVVTSDGALSARVHDAGAVTFPAGRFRALLD; encoded by the coding sequence ATGCACTGGATCGTGGACGCCATGAATGTCGTCGGGTCGCGTCCGGACGGTTGGTGGAGGGACCGAGCGGGTGCGCTGGCCGCGCTGGTCGAACAGCTGCAGCGCTGGGCGGTGCAGGGCGGACACCAGGTCACCGTGGTGCTCGAACGGCCGATGCCGCTGGAGTCCGAGTTGGTCACCGTGGTGTGCGCGCCGCGTGCCGCGCCGAACTCCGCCGACGACGAGATCGTCCGGCTCGTCCGCAGTGCTGACACCCCGGCCGGCATCACCGTCGTGACCTCCGATGGCGCGCTTTCCGCTCGGGTGCACGATGCCGGCGCCGTGACATTTCCGGCCGGCCGGTTCAGGGCGCTGTTGGACTGA
- a CDS encoding DUF899 domain-containing protein: protein MQTPPIVDGQAWAAAHAAMLIKEKEFTRARDALAAQRRRMPWTPVPADYAFDGPDGRVNLLDLFAGRRQLIVYRAFMDPGVHGWPEHGCTGCSLMADQVGDLSHLNARDTTLVYASRGAQQDITRIKDRMGWTIPWYTIIEESGTAFDIDFGVDQWHGTNAFIRDGDQVYRTYFVNNRGDEVFGTTWSYLDITALGRQESWEDSPAGYPQSPPYAWWRWHDSYGEQ from the coding sequence ATGCAGACACCACCGATAGTGGACGGGCAGGCGTGGGCGGCCGCCCACGCAGCGATGCTGATCAAGGAAAAGGAGTTCACCCGGGCCCGAGATGCGCTGGCCGCGCAGCGTCGACGCATGCCGTGGACACCGGTACCGGCGGACTACGCCTTCGACGGCCCGGACGGCAGGGTGAATCTGCTCGACCTGTTCGCCGGCCGACGGCAACTCATCGTCTACCGCGCCTTCATGGATCCCGGCGTACACGGTTGGCCCGAACATGGTTGCACCGGCTGCTCGTTGATGGCAGACCAGGTCGGCGACCTGAGTCACCTCAACGCGCGCGACACCACGCTCGTCTATGCCTCACGCGGTGCGCAACAGGACATCACCCGCATCAAGGACCGGATGGGCTGGACCATCCCCTGGTACACCATCATCGAAGAATCCGGCACGGCGTTCGACATCGACTTCGGCGTCGACCAGTGGCACGGCACGAACGCGTTCATCCGCGACGGTGACCAGGTCTACCGGACCTACTTCGTCAACAACCGCGGCGACGAGGTATTCGGCACCACCTGGAGCTACCTCGACATCACGGCGCTCGGCCGTCAGGAGTCGTGGGAGGACTCCCCCGCCGGCTACCCGCAGAGCCCACCCTATGCCTGGTGGAGATGGCATGACTCGTACGGCGAACAGTGA
- a CDS encoding helix-turn-helix transcriptional regulator gives MVGSRSTRTLGDRLEQAWLQSCAGAGRTIVLLGDAGIGKSSALARLAHRIGPTAHLVNCRGGDMAAPMSAAAEIASVLPIPVPVGSVAGEVDALKVADILSAGLAGAPGTVLLIDDIHDADAASRTALNLAIRRCTDAAVLVVVTGRRVPSAESFAEGFDVEELTGLDRQAAASILETASTVPIAAAVMEKLLDVAAGNPLVLRHLPDALTPEQLSGADLLPEHIPLVGDLRTVFSRQLPRPGTAARTLLELASLSADGSWSVLRSMRPAIAETALHALEDSGLACLSSGRLTLQHPLLRSATVAAMSLKDQRRLHLEFADCQALSDTVRLVHRAHGTLGPDESLVDDLVGAARILRCRGGTEPAARLLDRAIDLTGDDSRRAELRVLAARELMTAGQTDSARHRLETMLEDPTSHDLRVTATLLLATLEAVGGAPAMALQRLKECTSRASGREVGMVYARMAIPLGILGMVSEIIDAATAAVAVSDPVSTDSDVARVILAHALSAWHENRSNQLVDGITGLDLVSAVRHDPMIGLHFGRALSIAERYEAAVAALTELSAQLRGEDARSALAMVFGALGETYVRTSRFDDALVCLDEATALSLAAGQRAFAPFWLSLRARVHAIRGDDHTSAADLELGFAISDELSTFGARYFLLANSGLAALTADRPGDAVTALSACWAFEQVGGFLAPQLARWHVDLIEAHIAMGRSDDARPVLEHLQVVAAAVGSSRWTKATACRAEALLHHETDPAASLRLLHRAAEIYDPAHDAFDRARTFHDIARLTMDPTHRENARAEARNGFRRLGAAAWAAKVDRRTPELSALTEAEGRVLNEVANGLTNQQIAKRLGVSAKTVANHLYRAYRKLGVASRTEAVRFVLLHDGTSSDSPLRT, from the coding sequence ATGGTGGGTTCGAGATCGACACGCACACTCGGCGATCGCCTTGAACAGGCGTGGCTGCAGTCGTGCGCGGGAGCCGGCCGAACCATCGTGCTGCTCGGCGATGCCGGCATCGGAAAGTCAAGTGCGCTCGCCCGGCTCGCGCACCGAATCGGACCGACCGCCCATCTGGTGAACTGCCGCGGCGGCGACATGGCGGCGCCGATGTCCGCCGCCGCCGAGATCGCCTCGGTGCTGCCGATACCGGTGCCGGTGGGCTCGGTGGCGGGCGAGGTGGACGCCCTCAAGGTCGCCGACATCCTCAGTGCCGGGCTGGCGGGGGCGCCCGGGACCGTCCTGCTCATCGACGATATCCACGATGCCGACGCCGCCAGCCGGACAGCGCTGAACCTGGCCATCCGACGGTGCACCGACGCCGCCGTCCTGGTGGTCGTGACGGGCCGTCGGGTCCCGTCGGCCGAGAGCTTCGCCGAGGGATTCGACGTCGAAGAGCTCACCGGCCTCGACCGGCAGGCCGCGGCCTCGATCCTCGAGACGGCGAGCACAGTGCCCATCGCGGCAGCGGTGATGGAAAAGCTGTTGGATGTCGCGGCGGGCAATCCACTCGTCTTGCGTCATCTGCCGGACGCGTTGACGCCGGAGCAACTCTCTGGTGCGGATCTACTGCCCGAGCACATTCCCCTCGTCGGAGATCTGCGCACAGTGTTCAGCCGGCAGTTGCCCCGCCCCGGCACGGCGGCGCGCACCCTGCTGGAGCTGGCCTCGCTGTCCGCCGACGGGTCGTGGTCGGTGCTGCGGTCGATGCGCCCGGCCATCGCCGAGACGGCCTTACACGCGTTGGAGGACAGCGGACTGGCCTGCCTGAGCTCCGGAAGGCTGACGCTGCAGCACCCACTGTTGCGCAGTGCGACCGTCGCCGCGATGTCGCTCAAGGACCAGCGCCGGCTGCATCTGGAATTCGCAGACTGCCAAGCACTTTCCGACACCGTCCGGTTGGTGCACCGCGCGCACGGCACGCTGGGGCCGGACGAATCCCTGGTCGACGATCTCGTCGGGGCGGCGCGCATTCTTCGGTGCAGAGGGGGCACCGAACCGGCGGCCAGACTGCTCGACCGCGCCATCGACTTGACCGGCGACGACTCCCGCCGAGCCGAACTCAGGGTGTTGGCCGCCCGCGAGCTGATGACGGCCGGACAGACCGACTCCGCGCGGCACCGACTGGAAACGATGCTGGAAGATCCCACATCTCACGATCTTCGCGTCACGGCAACACTCTTGCTTGCCACCCTCGAAGCCGTGGGTGGCGCTCCAGCCATGGCCCTGCAGCGCCTCAAGGAGTGCACCAGCAGAGCCTCCGGTCGCGAGGTGGGCATGGTGTACGCCCGAATGGCCATACCGCTGGGGATACTCGGGATGGTCAGCGAGATCATCGATGCCGCAACGGCGGCGGTCGCCGTGAGTGATCCGGTCTCTACCGATTCCGATGTGGCACGGGTGATCCTGGCTCATGCACTCAGTGCGTGGCACGAGAATCGATCCAACCAACTCGTCGATGGCATCACGGGACTGGATCTCGTCTCCGCCGTCAGGCACGACCCGATGATCGGGCTGCATTTCGGGCGAGCACTGTCGATCGCGGAACGGTACGAGGCCGCGGTGGCGGCACTGACCGAGCTCAGCGCCCAACTTCGGGGCGAGGATGCGCGATCCGCGCTCGCGATGGTGTTCGGCGCACTCGGCGAAACCTATGTTCGCACTTCACGCTTCGATGACGCCCTGGTGTGCCTTGATGAGGCGACCGCACTCAGCCTGGCGGCCGGCCAACGAGCCTTCGCACCGTTTTGGCTCTCGCTGCGCGCACGGGTGCATGCGATCCGCGGGGATGACCACACATCCGCCGCAGATCTGGAACTCGGCTTCGCCATTTCGGACGAGCTGTCCACGTTCGGCGCCCGCTATTTCTTGTTGGCCAATTCGGGACTGGCCGCGTTGACCGCTGATCGCCCCGGTGACGCCGTCACCGCGCTGTCCGCGTGCTGGGCCTTCGAACAGGTCGGCGGATTCCTCGCTCCCCAGTTGGCGCGCTGGCACGTCGACCTGATCGAGGCCCACATCGCCATGGGTCGAAGCGACGACGCCCGCCCCGTGCTGGAGCATCTCCAGGTGGTCGCCGCGGCGGTGGGGTCCAGCCGGTGGACCAAGGCCACTGCGTGCCGGGCCGAGGCGCTGCTGCACCACGAGACCGATCCGGCAGCGTCACTACGTCTGCTCCACCGCGCGGCCGAGATATACGATCCCGCGCACGACGCGTTCGACCGGGCACGTACGTTCCATGACATCGCCCGCTTGACCATGGACCCGACACACCGCGAGAACGCACGCGCCGAGGCGCGCAATGGATTCCGCAGGCTCGGTGCAGCCGCCTGGGCGGCCAAGGTCGACCGGCGCACCCCCGAACTCAGCGCGCTCACCGAAGCGGAGGGACGGGTACTCAACGAGGTCGCCAACGGGCTGACGAACCAACAGATCGCCAAGCGACTCGGTGTGAGTGCCAAGACGGTGGCCAATCACCTCTACCGCGCCTACCGGAAACTCGGCGTCGCGTCGCGCACCGAAGCGGTTCGTTTCGTGCTGCTGCATGACGGCACGTCGAGCGACTCACCTTTGAGGACTTGA
- a CDS encoding TIGR03364 family FAD-dependent oxidoreductase, whose protein sequence is MSAAIPDLVIVGAGIIGLAHAVEAVHRGLTVEIVERDAEAVGASVRNFGHACITAQDPALLETAQASRRGWLRTAAQCGFWAPEAGAIVLARSPAEAALIEEFRDRRGAEAVRLLTADEATSRLGGPARTPDPTIVGAALLPADLRVDPRSTVATIAAWLADQPGVRMHWRTNAVRCTDAAVHTSRGVVRGRHVLVCVGHDLDLLYPKTAEDNAVERCRLQMALVRAPAGFALDSAVLTGTSMLRYAGMAKLAAAAPVRAELERGNPELLELGANMMFTRRPDGTLLIGDSHHYGLTAPPFLDEEVSAHLLGGISRILGVDRLDVLQRWQGVYASSGRTDVLRARHEPTVSSVTVTTGLGMTLAFGLAAETLDAL, encoded by the coding sequence ATGAGTGCTGCGATCCCGGATTTGGTCATCGTCGGGGCAGGGATCATCGGCCTCGCGCACGCGGTCGAGGCCGTGCACCGCGGACTGACCGTGGAGATCGTCGAACGCGACGCCGAAGCCGTCGGCGCCTCGGTGCGCAATTTCGGCCACGCCTGCATCACCGCGCAGGACCCCGCCCTGCTGGAGACGGCCCAGGCGTCCCGGCGCGGCTGGTTACGCACGGCAGCGCAGTGCGGGTTCTGGGCGCCGGAGGCGGGCGCCATCGTGCTGGCCCGCAGTCCTGCCGAGGCCGCCCTGATCGAGGAGTTCCGCGACCGGCGTGGCGCCGAAGCGGTCCGGCTGCTGACAGCGGACGAGGCCACCTCCAGGCTGGGCGGACCCGCCCGCACACCCGATCCCACGATCGTCGGTGCGGCATTGCTGCCGGCGGATCTGCGCGTCGATCCGCGGTCCACGGTCGCCACCATCGCCGCTTGGCTCGCCGATCAGCCCGGAGTGCGGATGCACTGGCGCACCAATGCCGTGCGGTGCACCGATGCAGCGGTGCACACCAGCCGCGGGGTGGTGCGCGGTCGTCACGTGCTGGTGTGTGTCGGCCACGATCTGGATCTGCTGTATCCGAAGACCGCCGAAGACAACGCCGTCGAGCGGTGCCGGTTGCAGATGGCGCTGGTGCGAGCGCCTGCAGGCTTCGCGCTGGATTCGGCGGTGCTGACCGGAACCTCGATGTTGCGGTATGCGGGTATGGCGAAGCTGGCTGCGGCCGCCCCGGTGCGGGCAGAGCTCGAACGCGGCAACCCCGAACTGTTGGAGCTCGGCGCGAACATGATGTTCACCCGCCGGCCCGACGGCACCCTGCTGATCGGGGATTCGCACCATTACGGCCTCACCGCGCCCCCGTTCCTCGACGAGGAGGTCTCCGCGCACCTGCTCGGCGGAATCAGCCGAATCCTCGGGGTCGATCGGTTGGACGTGCTGCAGCGCTGGCAGGGTGTCTACGCCTCCAGCGGGCGCACCGACGTCCTGCGTGCCCGACACGAGCCGACGGTCAGCTCGGTGACCGTGACGACCGGGCTGGGCATGACGCTGGCTTTCGGGCTGGCCGCGGAGACGCTCGACGCGCTGTAG
- a CDS encoding threonine/serine ThrE exporter family protein, giving the protein MVSDRSEGAARTRRSLRGALRGRRDPAPVAGQRRRSATHVGDVHTRKVLDLTIRLAEVMLSSGSGTADIGATAQDVAAAYQLSDCVVDITFSTIIVSALPTVDSPPLTIVRSVRHRATDYTRLAELDKLVRRVTCGGVTVDQAHDAMDVLSERPHPYPRWMATVCWAGFALGIAMLLGGTWQICLLATITSAVIDRVGRLLNSVGTPFFFQHAVGAAIATLVAVAAYRFADQNPTALVATGIVMLLSGMTLVGSVQDALTGYMVTAVGRLGDALFLTAGIVVGIVAGLQIATLAGIQIALHIDATQTIIVPSGTLRIGIAVFGAALAGVCLTLASYAPLRSVVTAGVAAGAAQAVLIGLGHAQFGVVLATGIASVGVGLFATLTSIRRQAPALVIATAGITPMLPGLAVFRSVFYFAVDERFLDGIAQLLSAVAIALAIGSGVVMGELLGSPLRYRAGRVGDFVRIEGPPGLRRAVGRVVRLQPAENPPPTGAPTPRAQSVALEPETVSEDPVDAASQSTTDTDSGDDNAAM; this is encoded by the coding sequence ATGGTTTCCGATCGGTCCGAGGGCGCGGCCCGCACACGTCGCAGTCTGCGGGGCGCCCTTCGTGGTCGCCGCGACCCGGCGCCGGTGGCCGGTCAGCGACGACGCAGCGCCACCCACGTCGGCGACGTGCACACCCGCAAGGTCCTCGACCTCACCATCCGGCTCGCCGAGGTGATGTTGTCCTCCGGATCGGGCACCGCCGACATCGGCGCGACCGCGCAGGACGTCGCGGCGGCCTACCAACTCAGCGACTGCGTCGTCGACATCACCTTCTCCACGATCATCGTCTCGGCGTTGCCCACCGTCGACAGCCCCCCGCTGACCATCGTCCGCTCGGTCCGCCACCGCGCCACCGATTACACCCGGTTGGCCGAACTGGACAAGTTGGTTCGGCGCGTCACCTGTGGCGGCGTCACCGTCGACCAGGCACATGACGCGATGGACGTGCTCAGCGAACGGCCGCATCCCTATCCGCGGTGGATGGCGACCGTCTGCTGGGCGGGGTTCGCGCTCGGCATCGCGATGCTGCTGGGCGGCACCTGGCAGATCTGCCTCCTCGCCACGATCACCTCGGCAGTCATCGACCGGGTGGGCCGGCTGCTCAACAGCGTCGGCACCCCGTTCTTCTTCCAGCACGCCGTGGGTGCCGCCATCGCGACCCTGGTGGCCGTGGCCGCCTACCGATTCGCCGACCAGAACCCGACGGCACTGGTGGCCACCGGAATCGTGATGCTGCTGTCCGGGATGACACTGGTCGGGTCGGTGCAGGACGCGCTGACCGGGTACATGGTCACCGCGGTCGGGCGGCTCGGCGACGCGCTGTTCCTCACGGCCGGCATCGTGGTGGGCATCGTGGCCGGCCTGCAGATCGCGACGCTGGCCGGGATCCAGATCGCCCTGCACATCGACGCGACCCAGACGATCATCGTGCCCAGCGGCACGCTGCGGATCGGCATTGCGGTGTTCGGTGCCGCGCTGGCCGGAGTGTGCCTGACCTTGGCGAGCTATGCGCCGCTGCGGTCGGTGGTGACCGCCGGCGTCGCGGCCGGCGCCGCCCAGGCCGTGCTGATCGGCTTGGGGCACGCGCAGTTCGGGGTCGTGCTGGCGACCGGCATCGCGTCCGTGGGCGTCGGCCTGTTCGCGACACTGACCTCGATCCGGCGTCAGGCGCCGGCGCTGGTGATCGCGACCGCCGGCATCACGCCGATGCTCCCGGGCCTGGCGGTGTTCCGGTCGGTGTTCTACTTCGCCGTCGACGAGCGATTCCTGGACGGCATCGCGCAGCTGTTGTCGGCGGTGGCCATCGCCCTGGCGATCGGTAGCGGCGTGGTGATGGGTGAACTGCTCGGGTCTCCGCTGCGGTACCGGGCGGGCCGGGTCGGCGACTTCGTGCGCATCGAAGGGCCGCCAGGTCTGCGCCGCGCCGTGGGCCGGGTGGTGCGCCTGCAACCGGCCGAGAACCCGCCCCCGACCGGTGCGCCCACCCCGCGCGCCCAGAGTGTGGCCCTGGAACCCGAGACCGTGTCCGAGGACCCGGTCGACGCCGCGTCGCAGAGCACCACCGACACCGACAGCGGGGACGACAACGCCGCGATGTAG
- a CDS encoding class I adenylate-forming enzyme family protein codes for MPLTVPALLADRVRASGRDTYLITPTGRLTYEQADAQSADIARLLLGAGIGKGSRVGLFFPNGIEWIIWWLALSRIGALVVPLSTLYAPAEIAKVLRLADIAMLIAPAAVLGTETGTRLEAALPELPQQRRDELSLVCAPYLRRIVLTDDVDYGWATRWADLTRQVSPDVLAAVEQEVSPADLAIMVHTSGSTADPKGVLHTHGTLVRQTSMWPSAIRAVTASPGRPKVLCAMPFFWIGGLLAAMGALHDSISLLVMERLDAKTALDLIEAERGTGIVGWPAFTQRVRDHPSFAERDLSSAPMLRHGPLDIAMTDVPDGFPLHRTMSETAGGFVCTDIAIVDEHGTPVPDGTTGELWIRGVGTMAGYNKRERSEVFDADGWYHTGDRVFRRADDPRLFYVGRTTDLIKAGGANVSPVEVESVIAGLPQVTQCVVIGLEHADRGQEVCAVVVPAQAALDLGAVREAARERLSAYKVPTRWVIATADQIPTLSSGKFDRKTLLANVIAGTLAISPTAP; via the coding sequence ATGCCGCTGACCGTTCCCGCGCTGCTCGCCGACCGGGTTCGCGCCTCGGGACGTGACACCTACCTGATCACGCCCACCGGTCGGCTCACCTACGAGCAGGCGGACGCGCAATCCGCCGATATCGCTCGACTCCTGCTGGGCGCGGGCATCGGCAAGGGCAGCAGGGTCGGTTTGTTCTTCCCGAATGGAATCGAGTGGATCATCTGGTGGCTCGCGCTCTCACGGATCGGCGCCCTGGTGGTCCCGCTGAGCACGCTCTACGCACCCGCCGAGATCGCCAAGGTGTTGCGACTGGCCGATATCGCGATGCTGATCGCCCCTGCCGCGGTCCTCGGCACCGAAACCGGCACCCGTCTGGAGGCGGCCCTGCCGGAGCTACCGCAGCAGCGCCGCGATGAGCTCTCGCTCGTGTGCGCGCCGTACCTGCGTCGCATCGTGCTGACCGATGACGTCGACTACGGCTGGGCCACCCGCTGGGCCGACCTGACCCGGCAGGTCTCACCGGATGTCCTCGCCGCGGTGGAGCAGGAGGTCTCCCCCGCCGATCTGGCCATCATGGTGCACACCTCCGGTTCGACCGCCGACCCCAAGGGCGTGCTGCACACTCACGGCACACTGGTGCGCCAGACCTCGATGTGGCCGTCGGCCATCCGGGCGGTCACCGCGAGCCCGGGCCGGCCAAAGGTGCTGTGCGCCATGCCGTTCTTCTGGATCGGTGGACTGTTGGCGGCGATGGGTGCCCTACACGATTCGATCAGCCTGCTGGTGATGGAACGGCTGGACGCAAAGACAGCACTGGATCTGATCGAGGCCGAGCGTGGCACCGGAATCGTCGGCTGGCCGGCGTTCACCCAACGGGTGCGCGATCATCCCAGCTTCGCCGAACGCGACCTGTCCAGTGCGCCCATGCTCCGGCACGGGCCGCTGGATATCGCCATGACCGATGTCCCCGACGGTTTTCCGTTGCACCGCACCATGTCCGAGACCGCCGGTGGATTCGTCTGCACCGATATCGCCATCGTCGACGAGCACGGCACGCCGGTGCCCGACGGCACCACCGGCGAATTGTGGATCCGCGGTGTCGGCACGATGGCCGGCTACAACAAGCGGGAACGCAGCGAGGTGTTCGACGCCGACGGGTGGTATCACACCGGGGACCGTGTCTTTCGACGAGCCGATGACCCGCGGCTGTTCTACGTCGGGCGCACCACCGACCTGATCAAGGCCGGCGGCGCGAACGTCTCGCCGGTGGAGGTGGAGTCGGTGATCGCCGGGCTCCCCCAGGTCACGCAGTGCGTCGTGATCGGCCTCGAGCATGCCGACCGGGGCCAGGAGGTGTGCGCGGTGGTGGTGCCTGCGCAGGCCGCGCTGGATCTGGGCGCGGTCCGGGAAGCGGCCCGTGAACGCCTGTCGGCCTACAAGGTTCCCACCCGATGGGTCATCGCCACCGCAGACCAGATACCGACTCTGTCGAGTGGGAAGTTCGACCGAAAGACGCTGCTGGCCAACGTCATCGCCGGAACCCTTGCGATCAGTCCAACAGCGCCCTGA
- a CDS encoding dihydrofolate reductase family protein, whose product MVQLLRVQNFVVSKDGFGAGRDQSFERPFGHADPRTMMSWAGATASWPNRTDPGGSRGIDDYFTRDFTHNIGAEIMGRNKFSPHRGAWADHEWKGWWGDEPPFHTPVFVLTHHERPSFALSDTTFHFVNTDPGTALAQARQAAQGKDVRLGGGAQTIREFLDADLVDTLHVAVSPIELGGGSRLWETPDDLLDRFHRDVVPSPSGVTHHIFWRR is encoded by the coding sequence GTGGTGCAACTGCTCAGAGTGCAGAATTTCGTGGTGTCGAAGGACGGCTTCGGGGCCGGCCGGGATCAGAGTTTCGAGCGGCCCTTCGGGCACGCGGACCCGCGGACCATGATGTCCTGGGCGGGAGCCACCGCGAGCTGGCCCAACCGCACCGATCCCGGTGGTAGCCGGGGGATCGACGACTACTTCACCAGGGATTTCACCCACAACATCGGTGCCGAAATCATGGGCCGCAACAAGTTCAGCCCCCATCGCGGCGCCTGGGCCGACCACGAGTGGAAGGGCTGGTGGGGTGACGAGCCACCATTTCACACTCCGGTCTTCGTGCTCACTCATCATGAGCGACCGTCATTTGCTTTGTCGGACACGACATTTCACTTCGTCAACACAGACCCGGGTACCGCGCTGGCGCAAGCCAGGCAGGCAGCGCAGGGCAAGGATGTGCGGCTCGGCGGCGGAGCGCAGACGATCCGGGAGTTTCTGGACGCCGATCTCGTGGACACCCTGCACGTGGCGGTGTCGCCGATCGAACTCGGCGGCGGAAGCCGGCTGTGGGAGACACCGGATGACCTGCTCGACAGATTCCACCGCGATGTGGTGCCCAGTCCGAGCGGCGTGACACACCACATCTTCTGGCGACGCTGA
- a CDS encoding cold-shock protein, translating into MAEGTVKWFNSEKGFGFIAPDGGAPDVFVHYSEIQAGGFRNLEENQRVSFEVTQGAKGPQAVGVTGL; encoded by the coding sequence ATGGCAGAAGGAACCGTTAAGTGGTTCAACAGCGAAAAGGGCTTCGGCTTCATCGCTCCTGACGGCGGCGCACCGGACGTGTTCGTGCACTACTCCGAGATCCAGGCCGGCGGATTCCGCAACCTGGAGGAGAACCAGCGGGTGAGTTTCGAAGTCACCCAGGGCGCCAAGGGCCCGCAGGCGGTCGGCGTCACCGGCCTCTAA
- a CDS encoding ArsR/SmtB family transcription factor: MVEDQVLDRAYAALADPTRRRLLEALREGDARITDLAAPLPMTFAGVSRHIGVLESAGLVTREVRGREHWLSLRQAGLTPAAQWMDEQADFWSTRADALAARLRRKKAGR, translated from the coding sequence ATGGTTGAAGATCAGGTGTTGGACCGGGCGTACGCCGCGCTGGCCGATCCCACCCGTCGCCGGTTGCTGGAAGCGCTGCGCGAAGGTGATGCGCGCATCACCGATCTGGCGGCGCCGCTGCCGATGACGTTCGCGGGGGTGTCCCGACACATCGGGGTGCTGGAGTCGGCGGGTCTGGTGACTCGCGAGGTGCGCGGTCGCGAGCATTGGCTCTCCCTGCGTCAGGCCGGACTGACCCCGGCCGCACAGTGGATGGACGAGCAGGCCGACTTCTGGTCGACCCGCGCCGACGCACTTGCCGCGCGGCTGCGTCGCAAGAAGGCCGGCCGATGA
- a CDS encoding DUF4333 domain-containing protein, whose translation MPNRSRLTLLMLPAALAGCSFSMSAGGPDYAKLEGAITDELNANYQKIDREVSEVECVRPANAPKAGDTFICNADVDGSTVRVQVVVSDDEENVEYSTLDVLYDLSQTAQGLTKEISADRGFAVTVTCGEGLKVVEVGDSFECTAADRRGDTRPVKVTAGGIDEDDRWELIGVN comes from the coding sequence GTGCCCAATCGCTCGCGCCTGACGCTGTTGATGCTTCCCGCGGCCCTGGCCGGTTGCTCGTTCTCGATGTCCGCCGGCGGCCCCGACTACGCGAAGCTGGAGGGCGCGATCACCGACGAGCTGAATGCGAACTACCAGAAGATCGACCGCGAGGTATCCGAGGTCGAATGCGTGCGGCCGGCGAACGCGCCGAAGGCGGGTGACACGTTCATCTGTAACGCCGACGTCGACGGATCGACTGTGCGAGTGCAGGTCGTCGTCAGCGACGACGAAGAGAACGTCGAGTACAGCACCCTGGACGTTCTCTACGATCTGTCTCAGACGGCACAGGGGCTGACCAAGGAGATCTCTGCGGACAGGGGATTCGCCGTCACCGTCACGTGCGGCGAGGGACTCAAGGTCGTCGAGGTCGGGGATTCCTTCGAGTGCACCGCGGCCGACCGCCGCGGTGACACCCGTCCGGTGAAGGTGACCGCCGGCGGCATCGACGAAGACGATCGTTGGGAGCTCATCGGGGTGAACTGA
- a CDS encoding RNA-binding S4 domain-containing protein, with translation MESTRIDRWLWAVRLTKTRPDAAAACRGGHVRINDRVAKPSATVVPGDTVKALVGERARIVEVVRVIQKRVGAADAVTCYLDRTPVVPPTTVVPVAVRDRGAGRPTKRDRRVLEKWRAGLG, from the coding sequence ATGGAGTCGACGCGGATAGACCGCTGGCTGTGGGCGGTCCGACTGACCAAGACCCGGCCCGACGCGGCCGCGGCCTGCCGGGGCGGCCACGTGCGGATCAACGACCGGGTCGCGAAACCGTCGGCCACGGTCGTGCCGGGCGACACGGTGAAGGCCTTGGTCGGTGAACGCGCCCGGATCGTCGAGGTGGTGCGGGTCATCCAGAAACGGGTCGGCGCCGCCGACGCGGTGACCTGCTATCTGGATCGCACGCCCGTCGTGCCGCCGACGACCGTCGTGCCGGTGGCCGTGCGCGACCGCGGTGCCGGGCGGCCGACCAAACGCGACCGCAGGGTCCTGGAGAAGTGGCGGGCCGGTCTGGGCTGA
- a CDS encoding SRPBCC family protein, translating into MNETRTVHVQRVMPARPEEVFDEWLNPDSLREWMCPRPTRCVTVTVQPRVGGAFRFDVDDVGTSVLITGQFVAIERPRLLRFTWTNSYWADPTTTSVVTVTFEPLQDDQTLMSIEHAMLPAQEYDNFHHGWTKTADQLADLLDAG; encoded by the coding sequence ATGAACGAGACCCGCACGGTGCACGTGCAGCGGGTCATGCCCGCCCGGCCCGAAGAGGTATTCGACGAATGGCTGAATCCGGATTCGTTGCGGGAGTGGATGTGTCCGCGCCCGACGCGATGTGTGACGGTGACCGTGCAGCCGCGGGTCGGCGGGGCCTTCCGTTTCGACGTCGACGACGTCGGGACGAGCGTGCTGATCACCGGACAGTTCGTCGCGATCGAGCGGCCACGATTGCTCCGTTTCACCTGGACCAACTCGTACTGGGCCGATCCGACGACTACCAGCGTCGTCACGGTGACATTCGAACCTCTCCAGGACGATCAGACGCTGATGTCCATCGAGCACGCGATGCTGCCCGCCCAGGAGTACGACAACTTCCACCACGGTTGGACCAAGACCGCCGATCAGCTGGCGGACCTGCTCGATGCCGGGTGA